One genomic segment of Streptomyces sp. TLI_146 includes these proteins:
- the ispG gene encoding flavodoxin-dependent (E)-4-hydroxy-3-methylbut-2-enyl-diphosphate synthase — protein sequence MTAISLGMPSVPTRLAERRKSRQIQVGSVAVGGDAPVSVQSMTTTRTSDIGATLQQIAELTASGCQIVRVACPTQDDADALATIAKKSQIPVIADIHFQPKYVFAAIDAGCAAVRVNPGNIKQFDDKVKEIARAAKDAGTPIRIGVNAGSLDARLLKKYGKATPEALVESALWEASLFEEHDFRDIKISVKHNDPVVMVEAYRQLAAQCEYPLHLGVTEAGPAFQGTIKSAVAFGALLSQGIGDTIRVSLSAPPAEEIKVGMQILESLNLRQRRLEIVSCPSCGRAQVDVYKLAEEVTAGLEGMEVPLRVAVMGCVVNGPGEAREADLGVASGNGKGQIFVKGEVIKTVPESKIVETLIEEAMKIAEQMEKDGVVSGEPQVSVAG from the coding sequence ATGACTGCGATTTCACTGGGAATGCCGTCCGTACCGACCAGGCTGGCCGAGCGTCGCAAGAGCCGTCAGATCCAGGTCGGGTCCGTGGCGGTCGGCGGGGACGCTCCTGTCTCGGTGCAGTCGATGACGACGACGCGTACGTCGGACATCGGCGCGACCCTTCAGCAGATCGCGGAGCTGACGGCTTCGGGCTGTCAGATCGTGCGGGTGGCGTGTCCGACGCAGGATGATGCGGACGCGCTGGCGACGATTGCGAAGAAGTCGCAGATTCCGGTGATCGCGGATATTCATTTCCAGCCGAAGTATGTGTTCGCGGCGATTGATGCCGGGTGTGCGGCGGTGCGGGTGAATCCGGGGAACATCAAGCAGTTCGATGACAAGGTGAAGGAGATCGCGCGGGCGGCGAAGGACGCGGGGACGCCGATTCGTATCGGTGTGAACGCGGGGTCGCTGGATGCGCGGTTGCTGAAGAAGTACGGGAAGGCGACGCCGGAGGCGTTGGTGGAGTCGGCGCTGTGGGAGGCGTCGCTCTTCGAGGAGCATGATTTCCGGGATATCAAGATCTCGGTGAAGCACAACGATCCGGTGGTGATGGTCGAGGCGTACCGTCAGCTGGCTGCGCAGTGCGAGTACCCGTTGCATCTGGGGGTGACGGAGGCGGGGCCGGCGTTCCAGGGGACGATCAAGTCGGCGGTGGCGTTCGGTGCGCTGTTGAGTCAGGGGATCGGGGACACGATCCGGGTTTCCCTGTCGGCGCCGCCGGCGGAGGAGATCAAGGTGGGGATGCAGATTCTGGAGTCGTTGAATCTGCGTCAGCGGCGGCTGGAGATCGTGTCCTGTCCGTCCTGTGGGCGTGCCCAGGTGGATGTGTACAAGCTGGCTGAGGAGGTCACGGCGGGGCTGGAGGGCATGGAGGTGCCGCTTCGGGTCGCCGTGATGGGGTGTGTCGTGAACGGGCCCGGCGAGGCCCGTGAGGCGGACCTGGGTGTGGCTTCGGGCAACGGCAAGGGGCAGATCTTCGTGAAGGGTGAGGTCATCAAGACCGTGCCCGAGTCGAAGATCGTCGAGACGTTGATCGAGGAGGCGATGAAGATCGCCGAGCAGATGGAGAAGGACGGCGTGGTGTCGGGCGAGCCGCAGGTGTCTGTGGCGGGTTGA
- a CDS encoding GNAT family N-acetyltransferase, with product MVRPHVLTQTTTRVLEPGDLGAALAVLESDPVANAFVASRVQVAGLDPWRLGGEMWGWYADGKLRSLCYSGANLVPICATPEAVRAFADRARRTGRRCSSIVGPAEPTALLWKLLEPHWGPARDVRPHQPLMVAERMPDDLAPDPYVRRIRKDEMDVIMPACVAMFTEEVGVSPMAGDGGLLYQARVAELVGAGRSFARVEDGKVLFKAEIGAATSRACQIQGVWVAPEHRGRGLSVTGMAAVLRYALADVAPVVSLYVNDFNTAARACYRRVGFRETGAFMSVLF from the coding sequence ATGGTGAGGCCCCACGTGTTGACGCAGACCACCACCCGGGTCCTCGAACCCGGTGACCTCGGCGCGGCGCTCGCCGTCCTGGAGAGCGATCCGGTCGCCAACGCCTTCGTGGCCTCGCGTGTGCAGGTCGCCGGCCTCGACCCCTGGCGGCTCGGCGGCGAGATGTGGGGCTGGTACGCCGACGGCAAACTGCGCTCGCTCTGCTACTCCGGCGCCAACCTCGTCCCCATCTGCGCCACCCCCGAAGCCGTCCGCGCCTTCGCGGACCGCGCCCGCCGCACCGGCCGCCGCTGCTCCTCCATCGTCGGCCCGGCCGAGCCGACCGCCCTGCTCTGGAAGCTCCTGGAGCCGCACTGGGGCCCGGCCCGCGACGTCCGCCCGCACCAGCCGCTGATGGTCGCCGAGCGGATGCCCGACGACCTGGCCCCCGACCCGTACGTACGCCGGATCCGCAAGGACGAGATGGACGTGATCATGCCCGCGTGCGTGGCCATGTTCACCGAGGAGGTCGGCGTCTCCCCGATGGCGGGCGACGGCGGGCTGCTCTACCAGGCACGCGTCGCCGAACTCGTCGGCGCCGGGCGCTCGTTCGCCCGCGTCGAGGACGGCAAGGTCCTCTTCAAGGCCGAGATCGGCGCGGCCACCTCGCGCGCGTGCCAGATCCAGGGCGTCTGGGTCGCCCCCGAGCACCGGGGCCGGGGCCTGTCCGTCACCGGCATGGCCGCCGTGCTGCGCTACGCCCTCGCCGACGTGGCCCCCGTCGTCAGCCTCTACGTGAACGACTTCAACACGGCGGCACGCGCCTGCTACCGCCGGGTCGGCTTCCGTGAGACGGGGGCTTTCATGAGCGTGCTCTTCTGA
- a CDS encoding GNAT family N-acetyltransferase — MAPSFGAGPGTPEVTVGPLDLAARVDEALAVQAVAFGLSAEEVGVRRHIVLRHLACPGARALGATTPDGRLVGFVYGMPNDRAHWWSTVVEPYLRHNGTDAWLDDSFVITELHVHPSHQGRGIGRELITRITDSAAEPRSILSAIDTESPARALYRALGYLDLAGQVHFPSAPRPYAVMGAHLPLRRP, encoded by the coding sequence ATGGCACCTTCCTTTGGAGCCGGTCCCGGGACCCCCGAGGTGACGGTCGGACCGCTCGACCTCGCCGCCCGCGTGGACGAGGCCCTCGCCGTGCAGGCGGTCGCCTTCGGGCTCAGCGCGGAGGAGGTCGGCGTGCGCCGCCACATCGTGCTGCGCCACCTCGCGTGCCCCGGCGCGCGCGCCCTGGGCGCCACCACCCCCGACGGACGGCTCGTCGGCTTCGTGTACGGGATGCCCAACGACCGCGCGCACTGGTGGTCCACGGTCGTCGAACCGTATCTGCGCCACAACGGCACCGACGCCTGGCTGGACGACTCCTTCGTGATCACCGAGCTCCACGTCCACCCCTCCCACCAGGGCCGGGGCATCGGCCGCGAGCTCATCACCCGGATCACCGACAGCGCGGCCGAGCCGAGGTCGATCCTCTCCGCGATCGACACGGAGAGCCCGGCGCGGGCGCTGTACCGCGCGCTGGGGTATCTGGACCTCGCGGGCCAGGTCCACTTCCCGAGTGCGCCACGGCCGTACGCGGTGATGGGCGCGCACCTGCCGCTGCGGCGGCCGTGA
- a CDS encoding proline--tRNA ligase, whose product MAAAQVQRMSRLMVKTLRDDPADAETLSHKLLVRAGYVRRNAAGIWTWLPLGKKVLDNISNIVREEMDAIGAQEVLLPALLPKEAYEASGRWEEYGDLLFRLKDRKGADYLLGPTHEEIFTQTVKDQCTSYKDLPVMLYQIQTKYRDEARPRSGVLRGREFQMKDSYSFDTTDEGLAESYALHREAYRKIFARLGLDYRIVSAVSGAMGGSASEEFLAPAAAGEDTFVDCPACEYAANTEAVTFVAEPVDASGVGPVEELDTPDTPTIESLAAHLGVPASATLKNLLVKVDGEIVAVGVPGDREVDLGKLGEHLAPAVVELVTAEDFVDRPDLVRGYVGPQGLEKVRYIADPRVAPGTAWVTGANRPDTHARNVVCGRDFSVDDYLDVVVVEEGDPCPACGAGLRLDRAIEIGHIFQLGRKYADTFQLDVLGQQGKPVRVTMGSYGIGISRAVAALAEQTADAAGLCWPAEVAPADVHVVAAGKALQTEVALDAAARLAEAGLRVLVDDRAGVSPGVKFTDAELLGVPKILVAGRRAAEGVLELKDRRTGEREELSVAEAIARLSE is encoded by the coding sequence ATGGCAGCCGCCCAGGTCCAGCGCATGTCCCGTCTGATGGTCAAGACACTGCGCGACGACCCGGCGGACGCGGAGACGCTCAGCCACAAGCTGCTGGTCCGGGCCGGATACGTACGGCGCAACGCGGCCGGTATCTGGACCTGGCTGCCGCTCGGCAAGAAGGTCCTCGACAACATCTCGAACATCGTGCGCGAGGAGATGGACGCCATCGGCGCCCAGGAGGTGCTGCTCCCGGCCCTGCTGCCCAAGGAGGCGTACGAGGCGAGCGGGCGCTGGGAGGAGTACGGCGACCTGCTGTTCCGGCTCAAGGACCGCAAGGGCGCGGACTATCTGCTCGGGCCCACCCACGAGGAGATCTTCACCCAGACCGTCAAGGACCAGTGCACGTCCTACAAGGACCTGCCGGTGATGCTCTACCAGATCCAGACCAAGTACCGCGACGAGGCGCGGCCCCGGTCGGGCGTGCTGCGCGGGCGCGAGTTCCAGATGAAGGACTCGTACTCGTTCGACACCACGGACGAGGGCCTGGCCGAGTCGTACGCGCTGCACCGCGAGGCGTACCGGAAGATCTTCGCCCGCCTCGGGCTCGACTACCGGATCGTTTCGGCGGTGTCGGGCGCGATGGGCGGCTCGGCGTCGGAGGAGTTCCTCGCCCCGGCCGCCGCCGGTGAGGACACGTTCGTGGACTGCCCGGCGTGCGAGTACGCGGCGAACACGGAGGCGGTGACCTTCGTGGCCGAGCCCGTGGACGCGTCCGGGGTCGGCCCCGTGGAGGAGCTGGACACGCCGGACACCCCGACGATCGAGTCCCTGGCGGCCCACCTGGGCGTGCCCGCCTCCGCCACCCTGAAGAACCTGCTGGTCAAGGTGGACGGCGAGATCGTGGCGGTCGGGGTGCCCGGGGACCGTGAGGTGGACCTGGGCAAGCTGGGCGAGCACCTGGCGCCCGCGGTCGTCGAGCTGGTCACCGCCGAGGACTTCGTGGACCGGCCCGATCTCGTCCGCGGATACGTCGGCCCGCAGGGCCTGGAGAAGGTCCGCTACATCGCCGACCCCCGGGTGGCCCCGGGGACGGCGTGGGTGACGGGCGCGAACCGTCCTGACACGCACGCGCGCAACGTGGTCTGCGGGCGGGACTTCTCGGTCGACGACTACCTCGACGTTGTCGTCGTCGAGGAGGGCGACCCGTGCCCCGCGTGCGGCGCGGGCCTGCGGCTCGATCGGGCGATCGAGATCGGGCACATCTTCCAGCTGGGCCGCAAGTACGCCGACACGTTCCAGCTCGACGTCCTGGGGCAGCAGGGCAAGCCGGTGCGGGTGACGATGGGCTCGTACGGGATCGGCATCTCGCGGGCCGTGGCCGCGCTGGCCGAGCAGACCGCCGACGCGGCCGGGCTGTGCTGGCCCGCCGAGGTCGCCCCGGCGGATGTCCACGTCGTCGCGGCGGGCAAGGCGCTCCAGACCGAGGTGGCCCTGGACGCGGCGGCGCGGCTGGCCGAGGCGGGGCTGCGGGTCCTTGTGGACGACCGGGCGGGGGTGTCGCCGGGGGTCAAGTTCACGGACGCGGAGCTGCTGGGCGTGCCGAAGATCCTGGTCGCGGGGCGGCGGGCCGCGGAAGGCGTGCTGGAGCTCAAGGACCGGCGGACGGGGGAGCGGGAGGAGCTCTCCGTGGCGGAGGCGATCGCCCGCCTGAGCGAGTAG
- a CDS encoding aminoglycoside phosphotransferase family protein, producing the protein MAFEPPERLVRALGETYGDDVAAAWLGQLPALAEAAVAERGLTVDRVQAPGGRSSLVLLVRCPDGTPAALKLAPAQARPELESAALTHWKGWGAAQLLDAASSHSLLLERLHPEVSLRSLPEAKALLEAAGTLRRLWVEPPTAHGFESVAERTERQAAPMRGGLPDELAPLAEAALGARDELTAAPPEEFLLHGNFRQSKVLSSERSPWLTVGPEPLVGERAYDLARLVRDRVEDLIAAPSGAAVARRRVNKLADALDVDPARLHGWTLFRAVESGLRARAAGRTQESELLLEFAGWL; encoded by the coding sequence ATGGCTTTCGAACCGCCTGAGCGGCTGGTACGCGCGCTCGGCGAGACGTACGGGGACGACGTCGCGGCAGCTTGGCTGGGGCAGCTGCCCGCCCTGGCCGAGGCGGCGGTCGCGGAGCGCGGCCTGACGGTGGACCGGGTGCAGGCGCCCGGCGGCCGCAGCAGTCTGGTCCTCCTCGTCCGCTGCCCGGACGGCACCCCGGCGGCCCTGAAGCTGGCCCCCGCTCAGGCACGGCCGGAGCTGGAGAGTGCGGCGCTGACCCACTGGAAGGGGTGGGGCGCGGCACAGCTCCTGGACGCCGCCTCTTCCCACTCCCTCCTGCTGGAACGCCTGCACCCCGAGGTGTCGTTGCGCTCGCTCCCGGAGGCGAAGGCGCTCCTGGAGGCGGCGGGGACGCTGCGCCGCCTGTGGGTGGAGCCGCCGACGGCCCACGGCTTCGAGTCCGTGGCGGAGCGGACGGAGCGTCAGGCGGCCCCGATGCGGGGCGGGTTGCCGGACGAGCTGGCACCGCTGGCGGAGGCGGCGCTCGGGGCCCGGGACGAGTTGACGGCGGCGCCGCCGGAGGAGTTCCTCCTGCACGGCAACTTCCGCCAGAGCAAGGTGCTTTCGAGCGAGCGCTCGCCGTGGCTCACGGTCGGCCCCGAGCCGCTGGTGGGCGAACGGGCCTACGATCTGGCCCGTCTGGTCCGCGACCGCGTCGAGGACCTGATCGCGGCGCCGAGCGGCGCGGCGGTCGCGCGGCGCCGGGTGAACAAGCTGGCGGACGCGCTGGATGTGGACCCGGCGCGGCTGCACGGCTGGACCCTGTTCCGGGCGGTGGAGTCCGGCCTGCGCGCCCGGGCGGCGGGCCGCACCCAGGAGTCGGAACTGCTGCTGGAGTTCGCGGGCTGGCTGTAG
- a CDS encoding ferritin-like domain-containing protein, protein MSALEAAQAALAAEHAAVYGYGVLGGRVAEPRGAEAREAYAAHRARRDALTRTVRDLGAAPVASAPAYALPFPVPDAAAAVRLAAELEDRVAGVYSDLVRAAEGPLRREAAAALREAAVRAGRWRGGSVAFPGLAERPGPTG, encoded by the coding sequence ATGTCGGCCCTGGAAGCGGCGCAGGCCGCGCTCGCGGCGGAGCACGCGGCGGTGTACGGGTACGGGGTCCTCGGCGGCCGGGTCGCCGAGCCGCGCGGGGCGGAGGCCCGGGAGGCGTACGCGGCCCACCGCGCGCGCCGGGACGCGCTCACCCGGACCGTGCGCGACCTGGGCGCCGCTCCGGTCGCCTCCGCGCCCGCGTACGCGCTGCCGTTCCCGGTGCCGGACGCGGCGGCCGCGGTGCGGCTCGCGGCCGAGCTGGAGGACCGGGTGGCGGGGGTCTACTCCGATCTGGTCCGGGCGGCCGAGGGCCCGCTGCGCCGGGAGGCGGCGGCCGCGCTGCGGGAGGCGGCGGTGCGGGCGGGGAGGTGGCGGGGCGGCAGCGTAGCCTTTCCGGGGCTCGCCGAACGTCCGGGCCCGACCGGTTAG